In one window of Desulforhabdus amnigena DNA:
- a CDS encoding thermonuclease family protein, translating into MKIQTRIGLLIFLLFLIPSLCRGWGEKGRVEVKDGDSFILHYQFGEIGVRLYGIDAPEWKQDFHDEAKEFTTSFLSGKELKIEPVDRDQYGRTVGMVSVGGRLLNEELVKAGLAWVYPQYCRKPFCEKWFDLQEEARRNKRGLWASKNPIPPWEYRHEEKPAASNPESDHKSLLGAFAPYHGNTSTRIFHKRGCPHYNCKQCTARFWSRNAALREGYSPCKICKP; encoded by the coding sequence ATGAAGATTCAAACAAGGATAGGTCTCCTGATTTTCCTTCTTTTTCTTATCCCTTCTCTTTGCCGGGGCTGGGGAGAAAAGGGCAGAGTCGAAGTGAAGGATGGCGATTCTTTCATACTGCATTATCAATTCGGGGAAATAGGGGTCAGACTTTATGGCATCGATGCTCCCGAATGGAAGCAGGATTTTCATGACGAGGCGAAAGAGTTTACTACGAGTTTCCTGTCGGGAAAGGAATTGAAAATCGAGCCCGTGGATAGGGATCAATATGGGCGCACCGTGGGGATGGTGTCGGTAGGGGGACGGCTCCTCAACGAAGAACTGGTCAAAGCGGGTCTTGCGTGGGTTTATCCTCAGTATTGCAGGAAGCCCTTTTGCGAAAAGTGGTTCGATCTTCAGGAAGAAGCCAGGCGCAACAAACGGGGGCTTTGGGCATCAAAGAATCCCATTCCTCCCTGGGAATACAGGCATGAGGAAAAACCGGCTGCGTCCAATCCTGAATCCGATCATAAGAGTTTATTGGGGGCGTTTGCGCCTTACCATGGAAACACCTCGACTCGTATTTTCCATAAGCGGGGCTGCCCACACTACAATTGCAAGCAATGCACCGCTCGGTTCTGGAGCCGCAATGCGGCCTTGCGGGAAGGTTACAGCCCCTGTAAGATTTGCAAGCCGTAG
- a CDS encoding TonB family protein, with translation MKRICMKFALIVLGFLAFPTNADAGEAQNPADKTLSPYFFVKSEDPTADQLPLQSTSVQVDIAGVIADVKVTQVYKNEGKKALEALYVFPASTKAAVYGMKMTLGERTITAQIREREAARREYEEAKQAGKSASLLEEQRPNVFQMNVANILPGDVIKVEMSYTEFLNPTDGVYEFIYPTVVGPRYANQPEATAPSSEKWVKTPYLHQGEPPTYSFDIQVNLSTGMPLQDVTCPSHKVTTQFDGPALATVKLAENMSSSGNRDFILKYKLAGEKIASGLLLYKGETENFFLLMLQPPQRIKTEEIPPREFIFIVDVSGSMHGFPLDISKKLMKDLLGHLRPTDRFNVLLFSGGSRVMADGSLPATPENIERAIRILDEERGGGGTELLPALQRALALPKAEGSARSVVVVTDGYVNVETQSFDLIRNNLGKANLFAFGIGSSVNRFIIEGMARAGMGEPFIVTRPDEASSQAEKFRKYIESPLLTGIRLDFGGFNVYDTEPSNIPDVLAERPVTVFGKWRGLPRGEVVLEGRAGREEFRQKVDVGAVNPLEVNAPLRYLWARERIATLSDYNHLQPDDDRIAEVKELGLKYHLLTPYTSFVAVDTLVRRKDGEVTTVQQPLPLPEGVSDYAVGNEGPGGAPRSMALREQYPIRPLPPPTSDVDKSGEKTGEARIYVQAHSEEMTATKGLSKESVEKVIEKHLPEMEGCYRSALAKQPGLQGKMTLKFVVDSRGRVRKVRIVSSGWVSREFQTCIENLLRQWRFPAPSSVSKVEIIYPFTFGVR, from the coding sequence ATGAAACGAATTTGCATGAAATTTGCGCTGATTGTCCTTGGATTCCTGGCATTTCCGACAAACGCCGATGCGGGTGAAGCGCAAAACCCCGCAGATAAAACCCTCTCACCCTATTTTTTCGTCAAAAGCGAAGATCCCACAGCGGACCAGCTGCCCCTTCAATCCACATCCGTTCAGGTGGACATCGCCGGTGTCATCGCCGACGTCAAAGTGACTCAGGTTTATAAGAACGAAGGGAAAAAGGCTCTCGAAGCCCTGTACGTTTTTCCGGCTTCCACGAAGGCTGCCGTCTACGGCATGAAAATGACCCTCGGGGAGCGTACCATCACGGCACAAATCAGAGAGCGTGAAGCGGCGCGCCGGGAGTATGAGGAAGCCAAACAGGCGGGCAAGAGCGCCTCGCTTCTGGAGGAGCAGCGGCCCAACGTCTTCCAGATGAATGTCGCCAATATTTTGCCCGGAGATGTCATCAAGGTGGAAATGAGCTACACCGAATTCCTCAATCCCACTGATGGAGTCTATGAATTCATCTATCCCACCGTGGTCGGTCCCCGCTATGCCAATCAGCCGGAAGCCACAGCCCCATCCTCGGAAAAGTGGGTAAAAACCCCCTATCTCCACCAGGGAGAACCGCCCACCTATTCTTTCGACATCCAGGTGAACCTCTCCACAGGAATGCCCCTCCAGGATGTCACCTGCCCTTCCCACAAGGTCACGACCCAGTTTGACGGCCCGGCTCTGGCCACCGTCAAACTGGCTGAAAACATGTCATCTTCCGGGAACCGGGATTTCATTTTGAAGTACAAGCTGGCCGGGGAAAAGATTGCTTCGGGTCTTCTTCTCTACAAGGGCGAAACGGAGAATTTTTTCCTGCTCATGCTGCAGCCGCCCCAACGCATCAAGACCGAAGAGATCCCACCCCGCGAGTTCATTTTCATCGTCGATGTATCGGGCTCCATGCATGGGTTCCCCCTGGACATCTCCAAAAAGCTCATGAAGGACCTTCTCGGACACCTCCGCCCCACAGACAGGTTCAATGTGCTGCTCTTCTCCGGCGGTTCCAGGGTCATGGCGGATGGGTCACTGCCTGCGACTCCTGAAAACATCGAGCGCGCCATCCGTATCCTCGACGAAGAACGGGGCGGGGGTGGAACCGAACTTCTTCCCGCCCTTCAGCGCGCTCTGGCCCTGCCCAAAGCGGAAGGCTCCGCGCGTTCCGTCGTCGTCGTCACGGATGGATACGTAAACGTTGAAACACAAAGCTTCGATTTGATTCGAAACAACCTGGGAAAAGCCAATCTGTTCGCCTTTGGAATCGGTTCCAGTGTCAACCGTTTCATCATTGAAGGGATGGCTCGGGCAGGGATGGGAGAACCCTTCATCGTGACCAGGCCGGATGAGGCCTCCAGCCAGGCCGAAAAATTCCGCAAGTATATCGAATCGCCGTTGCTGACGGGAATTCGTCTGGATTTCGGCGGCTTCAATGTGTATGACACAGAACCTTCGAACATCCCCGATGTGCTCGCTGAGCGCCCGGTGACGGTTTTCGGCAAATGGCGGGGTCTGCCCCGCGGAGAGGTTGTTCTGGAAGGCAGGGCGGGCCGGGAGGAATTTCGGCAGAAAGTGGATGTCGGTGCGGTCAATCCCTTGGAAGTCAATGCACCACTGCGTTACCTCTGGGCCAGAGAGCGGATCGCCACGCTATCGGACTACAATCACCTTCAGCCGGACGATGACCGTATAGCGGAAGTCAAAGAACTGGGTCTGAAATATCACCTGCTCACCCCCTACACTTCCTTTGTCGCAGTGGACACCCTGGTTCGCCGTAAAGACGGCGAAGTGACGACCGTCCAGCAACCGCTCCCCCTGCCCGAAGGAGTTTCGGACTACGCGGTCGGCAATGAGGGTCCAGGCGGCGCCCCGAGAAGCATGGCCCTTCGTGAGCAATATCCCATCCGTCCGCTTCCCCCTCCCACATCGGATGTGGATAAAAGTGGCGAGAAAACCGGGGAAGCCCGCATTTACGTTCAAGCCCACAGCGAAGAGATGACCGCAACGAAGGGATTGTCCAAAGAATCCGTTGAAAAGGTGATCGAGAAACATCTCCCTGAGATGGAGGGTTGTTACAGGAGTGCGTTGGCAAAACAGCCTGGACTTCAAGGAAAAATGACCCTGAAATTCGTGGTGGATTCCAGGGGAAGGGTGAGAAAGGTCCGGATCGTTTCCAGCGGATGGGTTTCGAGGGAGTTTCAGACCTGCATCGAGAACCTGCTGAGGCAGTGGCGATTCCCTGCTCCCTCTTCAGTAAGCAAAGTGGAAATCATTTATCCGTTCACCTTCGGTGTCCGATAA
- a CDS encoding AmpG family muropeptide MFS transporter: MQNWLKVYGNRRVLSLLGLGFSSGLPLALTASTLQAWMATEKVDLALIGIFSLVGLPYTLKVLWAPVMDRFTPPFLGRRRGWIVITQVLLALAILALSLASPASMPWLVAFLAVMIAFFSSSQDIVVDAYRADVLQERELGAGAATTVVGYRIALIVSGAVAMILSDHLPWRAVYGLMAVLMLLNVAFTLAAPEPAERVVPPKTIKEAVWGPLASYFRRSGAVEMLCFIMLYKLGDAVAGAMTTPFLLDLGFTRTDVGTVNKAFGLISTILGTLAGGSIIAKMGINRSLWLFAFLQAFSNLAFTGLALVGKSYAVMVTAIGLENICGGMGTAAFVAFMMSLCDKRFTATQYALLTSFMAVTRVLAGVPTGFMVNSLGWAMFYSVSVLGALPGILLLPRFAPWNGGEGRGYGAKEVELVISE, translated from the coding sequence ATGCAAAACTGGCTCAAGGTATACGGCAATCGGCGAGTGCTCAGCCTGCTGGGCCTCGGCTTCTCTTCTGGACTCCCACTCGCCCTCACGGCATCCACGCTACAGGCCTGGATGGCGACCGAAAAAGTGGACCTTGCCCTCATCGGCATTTTTTCCCTGGTGGGGTTGCCGTATACCTTGAAGGTCCTCTGGGCACCCGTCATGGACCGCTTCACTCCCCCTTTCCTCGGCCGTCGCCGGGGCTGGATCGTTATCACACAAGTCCTCCTTGCCCTGGCTATCCTTGCCCTCAGCCTTGCTTCGCCGGCTTCCATGCCCTGGCTTGTGGCTTTTCTGGCTGTCATGATCGCCTTTTTCAGCTCGAGCCAGGACATCGTCGTGGATGCGTACCGTGCAGATGTCCTCCAGGAACGTGAATTGGGCGCAGGGGCCGCGACAACGGTTGTCGGATACCGCATCGCCCTCATCGTCTCGGGAGCCGTCGCCATGATCCTTTCCGATCATCTTCCCTGGCGGGCGGTGTATGGTCTCATGGCTGTCCTCATGCTCCTGAACGTCGCCTTTACCCTGGCGGCTCCGGAACCCGCCGAAAGGGTCGTACCACCCAAAACCATCAAAGAAGCCGTGTGGGGGCCGCTGGCTTCCTATTTTCGCCGCTCCGGCGCCGTGGAAATGCTCTGCTTCATCATGCTCTATAAACTGGGAGACGCCGTTGCGGGAGCCATGACCACCCCGTTCCTCCTGGATCTCGGATTCACTCGAACGGATGTGGGCACGGTAAACAAAGCCTTCGGGTTGATCAGCACGATCCTCGGAACGCTTGCGGGTGGAAGCATCATTGCAAAGATGGGAATCAACCGATCCCTCTGGCTTTTTGCCTTTCTCCAGGCTTTTTCGAACCTGGCCTTCACGGGACTGGCCTTGGTGGGAAAAAGCTATGCCGTGATGGTAACCGCGATCGGCCTTGAGAACATTTGCGGCGGCATGGGCACGGCGGCATTCGTGGCTTTCATGATGAGCCTTTGCGACAAGCGGTTCACTGCCACGCAGTATGCCCTCCTCACCAGCTTTATGGCTGTCACCCGCGTTTTGGCTGGAGTCCCCACGGGATTCATGGTGAATTCCCTGGGGTGGGCCATGTTCTATTCCGTGAGTGTGTTGGGAGCGCTTCCCGGTATTCTGCTTCTTCCCCGCTTCGCTCCGTGGAATGGAGGAGAGGGAAGAGGCTATGGAGCAAAAGAGGTGGAACTGGTGATCAGTGAATGA
- a CDS encoding radical SAM protein → MLIKGCGRSRNRTFVCLICGARLSGIGHSLEVCPDCIKNRWEESRERIAAIHSRSRQVFDLPRNPPRNLRGISCRLCPHECLMGEKDSGYCGIRTGDKNSLRLDGRSRARVSCYYDPLPTNCVADWVCPGGTGAGYPVYANDCGTEVGFYNLAVFFEGCNFNCLYCQNWSFKRSGLSKGTWRSVDSLVDEVNDETSCVCFFGGDPTPQLPYALRVSEEMRRRHPDRILRICWETNLSMNPAWLKPMARLSLESGGCVKADLKAWDPHIHEALCGCDNRQVLENFACLAEWVPLRPEPPLLVASTLLVPGYVGEEEVYKIASFIASLNPDIPYALLAFTPQFCLEDFPTTSRDQAAACLKVAKEAGLRRVRLGNRHFIH, encoded by the coding sequence ATGCTCATCAAGGGATGCGGTAGGTCCAGGAATAGAACATTTGTTTGCCTCATTTGCGGAGCACGGCTTTCCGGGATCGGGCACAGCCTTGAGGTCTGTCCCGATTGTATAAAGAACCGGTGGGAAGAGAGCCGTGAGCGGATCGCCGCCATCCATTCACGCTCGAGGCAGGTATTCGACCTTCCCAGGAACCCGCCACGAAATCTCCGGGGGATATCCTGCCGCCTCTGTCCGCACGAGTGCCTCATGGGGGAGAAGGATTCGGGGTACTGCGGCATTCGTACGGGGGATAAAAACAGCCTGCGCCTGGACGGACGTTCCAGGGCGCGTGTCTCCTGCTACTACGATCCTCTTCCCACCAACTGTGTGGCCGACTGGGTGTGCCCTGGGGGAACAGGAGCCGGCTACCCAGTGTATGCCAATGATTGTGGAACGGAGGTTGGATTCTATAATCTGGCCGTGTTTTTTGAAGGGTGTAACTTCAACTGCCTCTACTGCCAGAACTGGTCTTTCAAGAGAAGCGGCCTCTCAAAGGGAACCTGGCGTTCCGTCGATTCCCTGGTCGATGAAGTCAACGATGAAACCAGTTGCGTCTGCTTCTTCGGTGGAGACCCCACACCTCAGCTTCCCTATGCGCTGCGTGTTTCGGAGGAGATGCGGCGAAGGCATCCGGATCGGATTCTGCGCATCTGTTGGGAAACCAATCTGAGCATGAACCCTGCCTGGCTCAAACCCATGGCGCGTCTTTCCCTGGAATCCGGAGGGTGTGTGAAAGCGGATTTAAAAGCGTGGGACCCTCATATCCACGAGGCCCTGTGCGGATGCGACAACCGGCAGGTGCTGGAAAATTTTGCTTGCCTGGCCGAGTGGGTTCCTTTGCGGCCGGAACCGCCGCTTTTGGTGGCGAGCACGCTCCTGGTGCCGGGTTATGTGGGAGAAGAAGAGGTCTACAAAATCGCTTCTTTCATCGCGAGTCTCAATCCGGATATTCCCTATGCCTTGCTTGCTTTTACCCCTCAGTTTTGCTTGGAAGATTTTCCCACGACTTCGCGGGATCAGGCCGCAGCCTGCCTGAAGGTGGCCAAAGAAGCCGGTTTGCGGCGGGTGCGGCTGGGAAATCGTCATTTCATTCACTGA
- the hypE gene encoding hydrogenase expression/formation protein HypE, whose protein sequence is MESMTVQLDQGSGGRATHELVQDLFIQSFRNEYLLEMNDSALVNVGNGQIAMTTDSYVVDPVIFPGGNIGSLAVHGTVNDLAMRGARPLYMTAGFILEEGLSLETLGEIVSSMAAAAREANVFIVAGDTKVVPRGKADKIFINTSGVGVVPPGVRVGGQYAEPGDAVLINGTIGDHGMAVLCKREGLAFENEIRSDSASLNGLVEKMLEVCPQIHVLRDPTRGGVATTLNEIAEQSHVGIRLEEEALPVREDVAGACEILGLDPLYVANEGKVLVFVPARCMKSVLRVMRDHPLGRNACKIGETVSNDAGRVFLRTRIGGHRLLDMLRGEQLPRIC, encoded by the coding sequence ATGGAATCCATGACCGTGCAGTTGGATCAGGGAAGTGGAGGAAGGGCGACCCATGAGCTGGTCCAAGACCTTTTTATCCAATCCTTTCGGAATGAATATCTGCTTGAAATGAACGACAGCGCTCTGGTGAATGTGGGGAACGGGCAGATTGCCATGACCACCGATTCGTATGTGGTGGACCCCGTGATTTTTCCGGGGGGCAATATCGGAAGCCTTGCAGTGCATGGGACCGTGAACGATCTGGCCATGCGCGGGGCGAGACCCCTCTATATGACGGCCGGTTTTATCCTGGAGGAAGGGCTTTCTCTGGAAACACTGGGGGAAATCGTGTCGTCCATGGCGGCTGCCGCCCGTGAAGCCAATGTTTTCATTGTGGCTGGAGACACGAAGGTGGTCCCTCGGGGCAAAGCGGACAAAATCTTTATCAATACCTCGGGAGTGGGTGTTGTTCCTCCTGGAGTCCGGGTGGGCGGGCAGTATGCCGAACCCGGAGATGCCGTTTTGATCAACGGCACCATTGGGGACCATGGCATGGCTGTGCTCTGTAAACGGGAAGGCCTGGCATTTGAAAATGAAATCAGGAGCGATTCGGCTTCCCTGAACGGTCTGGTGGAAAAAATGCTCGAGGTCTGTCCGCAGATCCATGTGCTGCGTGATCCGACTCGAGGAGGAGTGGCGACCACGTTGAACGAGATCGCTGAGCAGTCTCATGTGGGCATTCGTCTGGAAGAGGAAGCCCTGCCGGTGCGTGAGGATGTGGCCGGAGCCTGTGAAATCCTGGGGTTGGACCCATTGTATGTGGCCAACGAGGGAAAGGTGCTTGTTTTCGTGCCCGCCCGATGCATGAAAAGTGTGCTTCGAGTCATGCGGGATCATCCTCTGGGCAGAAACGCCTGCAAGATAGGGGAAACGGTTTCAAACGACGCCGGGCGTGTGTTCCTGAGAACGCGCATCGGGGGCCATCGCCTTTTGGACATGCTGCGCGGGGAACAGCTCCCCAGGATTTGTTGA
- the hypD gene encoding hydrogenase formation protein HypD: MKYLDEYRDPQLAKSLLNGLQRRGRDGRTMKFMEICGTHTVSIFRLGLRQLLPANIQLISGPGCPVCVTANEDIDRAVWLAQQPGVIIATFGDLLRVPGSSSSLHVERSRGADVRMVYASFDALQIARENPGRQVVFLGIGFETTAPTVAAAVRRAASEGLRNFSVFSAHKLLPPAMRALLEAKDQQLDGFLCPGHVSTVIGAAAYEEVVTRYHVPCVVTGFEALDLLQGITMLADQVEKGEAHVMNPYRRAVSWEGNLAARRLLDEIFEPVDSTWRGLGEIPRSGLKIRCRWKDYDAVNRFFMPRIEVKEHPGCRCGDVLRGMMTPLQCGLFRKVCTPQNPKGPCMVSSEGTCGAYYRYEH, from the coding sequence TTGAAGTATCTGGATGAATACAGGGACCCTCAGCTGGCTAAAAGCTTATTGAACGGATTGCAGCGCAGAGGTCGTGACGGGCGAACCATGAAATTCATGGAGATTTGCGGAACTCACACGGTGTCCATTTTCCGGTTGGGGCTGAGGCAGCTGCTCCCGGCGAACATTCAGTTGATCAGCGGTCCGGGGTGTCCCGTTTGCGTCACGGCAAACGAGGATATCGACCGGGCCGTCTGGTTGGCTCAACAGCCGGGGGTCATCATAGCGACCTTCGGTGACCTTCTACGTGTTCCCGGGTCCTCGTCTTCCCTTCATGTGGAACGCAGCAGGGGGGCCGATGTGCGTATGGTCTACGCCTCGTTTGATGCCCTTCAAATCGCGCGGGAAAATCCCGGTCGTCAGGTCGTATTTCTGGGCATCGGGTTTGAAACGACAGCCCCCACCGTGGCTGCGGCGGTACGCCGGGCGGCTTCTGAAGGACTTCGGAATTTCTCGGTTTTTTCCGCACACAAGCTGCTCCCACCAGCCATGCGGGCTCTTTTGGAAGCGAAAGATCAGCAACTGGACGGCTTTCTCTGCCCCGGCCATGTGAGCACCGTCATCGGCGCCGCAGCCTACGAAGAAGTGGTGACCCGCTACCATGTCCCCTGTGTGGTCACAGGTTTTGAAGCGCTCGATCTGCTGCAGGGCATCACCATGCTTGCGGACCAGGTGGAAAAGGGGGAAGCCCATGTGATGAACCCGTATCGGCGAGCTGTCAGCTGGGAGGGAAATCTTGCGGCCAGACGTCTCCTGGATGAAATCTTTGAACCGGTCGATTCCACATGGCGCGGCCTGGGGGAAATTCCCCGGAGTGGTCTGAAAATACGTTGCCGATGGAAGGACTACGATGCGGTGAACCGATTTTTCATGCCAAGGATAGAAGTGAAGGAACATCCGGGATGCCGCTGCGGAGACGTTCTGAGGGGGATGATGACTCCCCTTCAATGCGGCCTTTTCCGTAAAGTGTGTACTCCTCAAAATCCCAAGGGGCCGTGCATGGTTTCCAGTGAAGGGACTTGCGGGGCGTATTATCGCTATGAACATTGA
- the hypF gene encoding carbamoyltransferase HypF, translated as MFVRVRGIVQGVGFRPFIYQLAHRYQLGGWVRNDSNGVEIDAAGHAEQIDRFLRDISAKAPPLARIDEMDVLDRKFSPVECFTIVKSDGEQSRSTLIAPDVCTCDDCFRELNDPLNRRYRYPFINCTHCGPRYTIIKDIPYDRDKTTMGSFAMCPACRKEYEDPMDRRFHAQPNACWECGPRVWLETPAGRKVAEGDDAVLRSVRHLETGSILAVKGLGGFHLAVHAGDEGAVNRLRSRKVREEKPFAVMFCSVDAVKEVCLVNAEEEVLLTGLQRPIVLLKIRADKAGSVIAPSVAPHNRFLGAFLPYTPLHFLLFEGCSYDALVMTSGNRSDEPIVMTNEDARERLKDIADYFLFHDRDIHMRCDDSVTRVLHGKPRPMRRARGYVPLPVFLREPVPPVLGVGAELKNTICLTRGREAFLSQHIGDLENLETLNSFEHVISHLERILEIQPECVVHDLHPDYLSTQWALGQKGLQRLAVQHHHAHIASVAAEQKLTGPLLGLALDGTGFGTDGTLWGGEILRVDGHRFERLGHLRHVPLPGGSKAIKEPWRMALAYLWSIDPRNCEETFAHVVERWSVQNRRILVQMLERRVNSPLTSSCGRLFDAVSALIGLRDSVTYEGQAAIELEQVMEADDGSYEGIVTREQETLILDPYPMVAEVAGEVKRKQGVGIISARFHNGLVNLLSEGIRRAREDTGLNRVAMSGGVFQNAYLFDKLHSELMQQGFQVYSHMEVPTNDACIALGQAYIGADWLMLRS; from the coding sequence GTGTTTGTTCGGGTTCGTGGCATTGTCCAGGGGGTTGGATTCCGCCCCTTCATCTATCAACTGGCCCACCGGTACCAGCTCGGGGGCTGGGTTCGAAACGACTCCAATGGAGTTGAAATCGATGCTGCGGGCCATGCCGAACAAATCGATCGTTTCCTGCGGGATATCTCTGCCAAAGCCCCCCCTCTCGCCCGCATCGATGAAATGGACGTTCTCGATAGGAAATTTTCCCCGGTAGAGTGCTTCACCATTGTCAAAAGCGACGGGGAACAGTCGAGATCCACCCTCATTGCACCCGATGTCTGTACGTGTGACGACTGCTTCCGGGAATTGAACGACCCTTTGAACCGCCGTTACCGTTATCCTTTCATCAACTGCACCCATTGCGGTCCCCGCTATACCATCATAAAAGACATTCCTTACGATCGTGACAAAACCACCATGGGTTCCTTCGCCATGTGCCCCGCCTGTCGGAAGGAATATGAAGATCCCATGGACCGCCGGTTTCATGCTCAACCCAATGCGTGCTGGGAATGCGGCCCGCGGGTCTGGCTGGAAACTCCCGCCGGGCGGAAGGTGGCCGAAGGGGACGATGCCGTTCTTCGGTCGGTTCGGCATCTGGAAACGGGTTCCATCTTGGCCGTCAAGGGGCTGGGAGGATTTCACCTGGCGGTCCATGCAGGCGATGAAGGGGCGGTGAATCGCCTGCGCAGTCGAAAGGTCAGGGAGGAAAAACCCTTTGCCGTCATGTTTTGTAGTGTGGATGCGGTCAAAGAGGTCTGTCTGGTGAATGCGGAAGAGGAAGTGCTCCTGACGGGCTTGCAGCGTCCCATCGTACTTCTGAAAATTCGTGCCGACAAAGCCGGTTCGGTCATCGCTCCCAGCGTTGCGCCCCACAACCGTTTTCTGGGGGCCTTTCTCCCTTATACACCGCTCCATTTTCTGCTTTTCGAGGGTTGCTCCTACGATGCTCTCGTCATGACCAGCGGCAATCGAAGTGATGAGCCCATAGTCATGACCAATGAGGACGCCCGCGAGCGGCTGAAGGACATCGCCGATTATTTTCTCTTTCACGACCGTGACATCCACATGCGGTGCGATGATTCCGTGACGCGGGTGCTTCACGGCAAGCCCCGTCCCATGCGCAGGGCGCGCGGCTATGTCCCCCTGCCGGTTTTTTTGCGTGAACCGGTGCCGCCGGTTCTGGGCGTAGGGGCGGAACTGAAAAACACCATCTGCCTCACACGGGGCCGGGAAGCGTTTCTCAGCCAGCATATCGGGGACCTCGAGAACCTGGAAACCCTCAATTCGTTTGAACACGTCATCTCTCACCTGGAGCGCATCCTGGAAATTCAGCCGGAATGCGTTGTCCACGATCTTCATCCGGATTACCTCAGTACGCAGTGGGCTCTGGGACAAAAGGGCCTTCAACGTCTTGCCGTGCAGCATCATCATGCGCATATCGCCTCCGTTGCGGCGGAACAAAAGCTGACAGGCCCTCTGCTCGGGTTGGCTCTCGATGGGACCGGCTTCGGAACCGACGGTACCCTATGGGGAGGCGAAATCCTTCGGGTGGATGGACACCGGTTTGAACGCCTGGGGCATTTGCGCCATGTTCCTCTTCCGGGAGGAAGCAAGGCCATCAAGGAACCATGGCGCATGGCTCTGGCTTATTTGTGGAGCATAGACCCCCGGAATTGCGAAGAGACTTTCGCGCATGTCGTGGAGCGATGGTCCGTGCAAAACCGAAGGATTCTGGTGCAGATGTTGGAACGGCGGGTCAACTCCCCCCTCACGTCTTCCTGCGGCAGATTGTTCGACGCCGTTTCCGCTCTCATTGGCCTGAGAGATTCCGTCACTTACGAAGGGCAGGCGGCCATTGAACTAGAACAGGTGATGGAAGCCGACGATGGGAGTTACGAGGGGATTGTGACGAGAGAGCAAGAGACATTGATTTTGGATCCTTATCCGATGGTGGCGGAGGTGGCTGGCGAAGTAAAACGCAAACAAGGAGTCGGCATCATTTCCGCGCGATTCCACAATGGCCTCGTGAATCTGCTGAGCGAAGGAATTCGGCGTGCGAGGGAAGATACGGGTTTGAATCGTGTCGCCATGAGCGGCGGCGTCTTCCAGAATGCCTATCTCTTCGATAAACTGCATTCAGAGCTTATGCAGCAGGGTTTTCAGGTGTACAGCCACATGGAAGTGCCGACAAATGACGCCTGTATTGCTCTCGGCCAGGCGTATATTGGAGCGGATTGGCTCATGCTTCGCAGCTGA
- the hypB gene encoding hydrogenase nickel incorporation protein HypB, producing the protein MAQINVPVVRNILQANERLAAANRKRFDDAGIYVINLMSSPGAGKTSLLEKTIDGLAGRLKMAVIEGDLQSSYDAERIQQKGVQAVQINTEGGCHLDGNMIQIALESIDLKDLDLLIIENVGNLVCPAEFNLGEHDKVMILSVTEGDDKPLKYPLMFQLSSVLLINKIDLLPYIDCDVKKIHERTRQLNGNQQVFEVSCRTGEGLTPWLSWLEGKVREQKKGRF; encoded by the coding sequence ATGGCGCAGATCAATGTTCCCGTAGTTCGCAACATACTCCAGGCCAATGAACGGCTGGCGGCCGCAAACCGCAAGCGTTTCGACGATGCGGGCATATACGTGATCAACCTCATGAGTTCGCCGGGGGCGGGTAAGACGTCCCTCCTTGAAAAGACCATCGACGGTCTGGCGGGGCGGCTGAAGATGGCGGTGATCGAAGGGGACCTTCAGTCTTCCTACGATGCCGAACGCATTCAGCAAAAAGGGGTCCAGGCCGTTCAGATCAATACCGAGGGTGGATGCCACCTGGATGGCAACATGATTCAGATCGCACTGGAATCCATCGATCTCAAAGACCTGGATCTTCTCATCATCGAAAATGTGGGGAACCTGGTCTGTCCGGCCGAGTTCAACCTGGGGGAACACGATAAGGTCATGATCCTGAGCGTAACCGAAGGGGATGACAAACCCCTGAAGTATCCCCTGATGTTCCAGCTGAGTTCAGTCCTTCTCATCAATAAAATCGATCTGCTTCCCTATATCGATTGCGATGTCAAAAAAATTCACGAACGGACCCGCCAGCTCAACGGAAATCAGCAGGTTTTTGAAGTATCCTGCCGTACGGGCGAAGGCCTGACCCCCTGGCTTTCCTGGCTGGAAGGTAAAGTGCGGGAACAGAAAAAGGGGCGGTTTTAG